Proteins from one Amycolatopsis endophytica genomic window:
- a CDS encoding GH25 family lysozyme, translated as MARKLIFRMATLLTALAAAAGLAPAAASAQSAAQVAGFDISASQGVPDFGAARAAGAGFVFVKDTAGVGYVNPNYLAQFRGAKAAGLYRSAYHYARPDKSTGAEQAAYLHTHDGKWFADGMTLPPALDLEDTPNVPPCYAMPPADLVAWIADFSAELTRRTGHTPIIYTTNLWWRTCTQNSTAFAADHVLWMARYNTAMGEVPGGWTAKFWQSAITGPLPGNQDTFFGTLDDLRALTAS; from the coding sequence GTGGCAAGGAAACTGATCTTCCGGATGGCGACGCTCCTGACCGCGCTCGCCGCCGCGGCCGGGCTCGCTCCGGCGGCGGCGTCCGCCCAGTCCGCGGCGCAGGTCGCCGGGTTCGACATCAGCGCCTCGCAGGGGGTGCCCGACTTCGGGGCGGCCAGGGCGGCGGGCGCGGGGTTCGTGTTCGTGAAGGACACCGCCGGCGTCGGATACGTCAACCCGAACTACCTCGCCCAGTTCCGCGGCGCCAAGGCCGCCGGCCTGTACCGCTCGGCCTACCACTACGCGCGCCCGGACAAGTCCACCGGTGCCGAGCAGGCCGCCTACCTGCACACGCACGACGGCAAGTGGTTCGCCGACGGTATGACGCTGCCGCCCGCGCTGGACCTGGAGGACACGCCGAACGTGCCACCCTGCTACGCCATGCCCCCGGCCGACCTGGTCGCCTGGATCGCCGATTTCAGCGCCGAGCTCACACGGCGCACCGGGCACACCCCGATCATCTACACGACGAACCTGTGGTGGCGGACCTGCACTCAGAACAGCACCGCCTTCGCCGCCGACCACGTGCTCTGGATGGCCCGCTACAACACGGCGATGGGGGAGGTGCCCGGCGGCTGGACGGCGAAGTTCTGGCAGTCCGCGATCACCGGCCCGCTGCCCGGCAACCAGGACACGTTCTTCGGCACGCTCGACGACCTGCGGGCTTTGACTGCTTCGTGA
- a CDS encoding TetR/AcrR family transcriptional regulator: protein MGHRESLLAAARRLLEEKGYAHITARDLVAASDTNLHSIGYHFGSKAGLLNAAIGEVFEEWTDKLAAIAMSEPAVTPIERGRRAWAAMLDSLPASRALLLSYVEALAQAERTESLREQFAAHYRRCREKVAELVARSLDDGTEPGDPRCQAVAGFVISVCDGLAVQWLLDPDGAPTSDQLTAGLEAMWAASFPRP from the coding sequence GTGGGTCATCGGGAATCGCTGCTGGCGGCGGCGCGGCGGCTGCTGGAGGAGAAGGGGTACGCGCACATCACCGCGCGCGACCTGGTCGCCGCATCGGACACCAACCTGCACTCGATCGGGTACCACTTCGGGTCCAAGGCCGGGCTGCTCAACGCGGCGATCGGCGAGGTGTTCGAGGAGTGGACCGACAAGCTCGCGGCGATCGCGATGTCCGAGCCCGCGGTGACGCCCATCGAACGCGGCCGCCGTGCCTGGGCCGCGATGCTGGACAGCCTGCCGGCCAGCCGGGCCCTGCTGCTGTCCTACGTGGAGGCGCTGGCGCAGGCCGAGCGGACCGAGTCGCTGCGTGAGCAGTTCGCCGCGCACTACCGCCGGTGCCGGGAAAAGGTGGCCGAACTGGTCGCGCGGTCGCTGGACGACGGCACCGAGCCCGGCGACCCGCGCTGCCAGGCCGTGGCCGGCTTCGTGATCTCGGTCTGCGACGGGCTGGCCGTGCAGTGGCTGCTCGATCCCGACGGCGCACCCACCTCGGACCAGCTGACGGCCGGGCTGGAAGCGATGTGGGCGGCCTCGTTCCCGCGCCCCTGA
- a CDS encoding cytochrome P450 — protein MSIDAPPQQSTAPLPPGPKLPAGVQTVLFGNFRHVLMPLLRRHYGDVIRLDLYPERHVVQLANLDHIREVFSGPADVFHAGEGNIILKPLMGPHSVLLTDEDVHLRARKLLMPAFHGAALRGYRDMITELAEAEVASWPPGRVFSSHQRMQALTLEIILRVVFGVAEGARLDELRALLTRIVDIGVLELFGWHNAKLRKVGPWRRYSVAQDRVDELLYAEIADRRGADDLQGRGDVLSRLLTVPPEDDRLSDAELRDQLVTLLLAGHETTATALAWSFHELARDPVRQRRAIEAADAGDEKYLEAVAKESMRQHPVISEVARRLTKDIEIGGYRIPKGHTVMPSIALVQGDERHHEDPAAFRPERFLDGGPAGGTWFPFGGGVRRCLGAGFSLLEATIVLKAVLSRFALRPDRERGEYAKPRHITMVPGRGARIAVTPRR, from the coding sequence ATGAGCATCGATGCCCCGCCGCAGCAGTCCACGGCACCGCTCCCCCCGGGCCCGAAGCTGCCCGCGGGCGTGCAGACGGTGCTGTTCGGCAACTTCCGGCACGTCCTGATGCCCCTGCTGCGCCGCCACTACGGCGACGTGATCCGGCTGGACCTCTACCCCGAACGACACGTGGTGCAGCTGGCGAACCTCGACCACATCCGGGAGGTTTTCAGCGGTCCCGCCGACGTCTTCCACGCCGGTGAGGGCAACATCATCCTCAAGCCGCTGATGGGCCCGCATTCGGTGCTGCTCACCGACGAGGACGTGCACCTGCGGGCCCGCAAGCTGCTGATGCCCGCGTTCCACGGCGCCGCGCTGCGCGGCTACCGTGACATGATCACCGAACTGGCCGAGGCCGAGGTGGCGAGCTGGCCGCCGGGCCGGGTGTTCTCCTCGCACCAGCGCATGCAGGCACTCACGCTGGAGATCATCCTGCGCGTGGTGTTCGGCGTGGCCGAGGGCGCGCGCCTGGACGAGCTGCGCGCACTGCTGACCCGCATCGTCGACATCGGTGTGCTCGAACTGTTCGGCTGGCACAACGCGAAGCTGCGCAAGGTCGGCCCGTGGCGGCGCTACAGCGTGGCCCAGGACCGGGTCGACGAGCTGCTCTACGCCGAGATCGCCGACCGGCGCGGGGCCGACGACCTCCAGGGCCGCGGCGATGTCCTGTCCCGGTTGCTGACGGTTCCGCCCGAGGACGACCGCCTCTCCGACGCGGAGCTGCGCGACCAGCTGGTCACGCTGCTGCTGGCCGGTCACGAGACCACGGCGACCGCACTGGCCTGGTCGTTCCACGAACTGGCGCGTGACCCGGTCCGGCAGCGGCGCGCGATCGAGGCCGCCGACGCCGGGGACGAGAAGTACCTGGAGGCGGTGGCCAAGGAGTCGATGCGGCAGCACCCGGTCATCTCGGAGGTCGCGCGGCGGCTGACGAAGGACATCGAGATCGGCGGCTACCGCATCCCGAAGGGGCACACCGTGATGCCCTCGATCGCCCTCGTGCAGGGCGACGAGCGGCACCACGAGGATCCGGCCGCGTTCCGCCCCGAACGGTTCCTCGACGGCGGCCCGGCCGGCGGCACCTGGTTCCCGTTCGGCGGCGGTGTGCGGCGCTGCCTGGGCGCCGGGTTCTCCCTGCTGGAGGCCACGATCGTGCTCAAAGCCGTGCTGAGCCGGTTCGCACTGAGGCCGGACCGCGAGCGCGGCGAGTACGCCAAGCCGCGGCACATCACCATGGTCCCGGGCCGGGGCGCCCGGATCGCGGTCACGCCCCGGCGGTGA
- a CDS encoding cupin domain-containing protein produces MGTPGETVPADLRELAAAGGSGILWRLREDGRQLDANLVQLRPGETIGTHAEPDLDVLLVVVTGAGTLTTGDGAVEAGPGTLVWLAHGRARSVEAGPDGLTYLTVHRRRPGMTIGRR; encoded by the coding sequence GTGGGCACACCCGGCGAAACCGTTCCGGCCGACCTCCGCGAGCTGGCCGCCGCGGGCGGCTCGGGCATCCTGTGGCGGCTGCGGGAAGACGGCCGCCAGCTCGACGCGAACCTCGTGCAGTTGCGTCCCGGCGAGACGATCGGCACGCACGCCGAGCCCGACCTCGACGTGCTGCTGGTGGTCGTGACCGGCGCCGGCACCCTCACCACCGGGGACGGCGCCGTCGAGGCGGGCCCGGGCACGCTCGTGTGGCTCGCGCACGGGCGGGCCCGCTCGGTGGAGGCCGGCCCGGACGGCCTGACCTACCTCACGGTGCACCGCCGCAGGCCGGGCATGACCATCGGCCGCCGCTGA
- a CDS encoding VWA domain-containing protein, giving the protein MTTSDGWSYGPWHEGPDPLAPPIDLREALDEIGRDVMDGGSPRSAMEELLRRGTRTTRGLDDLTRRVWQRRAEIQRRHRLDGTLQEVRRLLDQALEAEKRALFPDPSDDARFAEAQLDALPAGTAAAVRELSEYPWRSEEGRDKYEQIRDLLGREMLDARFEGMKEALQSTSPEDVERVHQMLADLNALLDAHARGVDDIGERFDEFMRRHGEFFPENPRDVDELIDALAARAAAAQRMMNSMSAEQRAELAGLAQQAFGDPRIGQQLAGLDARLQAMRPGEDWTSSGRFRGQDPLGLGEGAQAMQDLAELDALAEQLAQSYPGARLEDIDLEALERQIGPDAGVDARRLSELERELRSQGLFERAPDGTLRLTPKALRRLGETALSDIVHSLRGKTGERQTESAGAAGEPTGASRHWQFGDREPWEVSRTVRNAVLRTASTGGGAVRLDVSDVEVVETELRSRAAVALCVDTSWSMVSEGRWLPMKRTALALHQLISTRFRNDALQLITFGRYATSVELPELVGLEGVWEQGTNAHHALLLAGRHLRRHPNAQPVVLMVTDGEPTAHLEPDGTAEFDYPPQPRTLVKTLSEVDRLAKMGASVSVFRLGDDPRLAEFVDLIARRSGGRVVAPEVDGLGAAVISDYLRTRRR; this is encoded by the coding sequence ATGACCACCTCCGACGGCTGGTCCTACGGCCCGTGGCATGAGGGACCGGACCCGCTCGCGCCGCCGATCGACCTGCGTGAGGCGCTCGACGAGATCGGCCGTGACGTCATGGACGGCGGGTCTCCGCGGTCGGCGATGGAGGAGCTGCTGCGCCGCGGTACCCGAACCACGCGTGGGCTGGACGACCTGACGCGCCGGGTGTGGCAGCGCCGCGCCGAGATCCAGCGGCGGCACCGCCTCGACGGCACCCTGCAGGAGGTGCGGCGCCTGCTCGACCAGGCGCTGGAGGCCGAGAAGCGCGCGCTGTTCCCGGACCCCTCCGACGACGCCCGCTTCGCCGAGGCGCAGCTCGACGCCCTGCCGGCGGGCACGGCCGCCGCGGTGCGCGAGCTGTCCGAGTACCCGTGGCGGTCCGAGGAGGGACGGGACAAGTACGAGCAGATCCGGGACCTGCTGGGCCGCGAGATGCTCGACGCGCGCTTCGAGGGCATGAAGGAGGCGTTGCAGAGCACGAGCCCGGAGGACGTCGAGCGCGTCCACCAGATGCTGGCCGACCTCAACGCGCTGCTCGACGCCCACGCCCGCGGCGTGGACGACATCGGCGAACGGTTCGACGAGTTCATGCGCCGCCACGGCGAGTTCTTCCCGGAGAACCCGCGTGACGTCGACGAGCTGATCGACGCGCTGGCGGCGCGGGCCGCGGCGGCGCAGCGGATGATGAACTCGATGTCGGCCGAGCAGCGCGCGGAACTGGCCGGGCTGGCGCAGCAGGCGTTCGGCGACCCGCGCATCGGGCAGCAGCTGGCGGGCCTGGACGCACGGCTGCAGGCGATGCGGCCAGGGGAGGACTGGACCTCCTCGGGCCGGTTCCGCGGCCAGGACCCGCTCGGGCTCGGCGAGGGCGCGCAGGCGATGCAGGACCTGGCCGAGCTGGACGCCCTGGCCGAACAGCTCGCCCAGTCCTACCCGGGTGCCCGCCTGGAGGACATCGACCTCGAAGCGCTGGAACGCCAGATCGGCCCGGACGCGGGTGTCGACGCGCGGCGACTGTCCGAACTGGAGCGTGAGCTGCGGTCGCAGGGCCTGTTCGAACGCGCGCCGGACGGCACGCTGCGGCTGACCCCGAAGGCGTTGCGGCGCCTGGGGGAGACCGCGTTGTCGGACATCGTGCACTCGCTGCGCGGCAAGACCGGCGAGCGGCAGACCGAATCGGCGGGCGCGGCGGGCGAGCCGACCGGGGCGAGCAGGCACTGGCAGTTCGGCGACCGGGAACCGTGGGAGGTTTCCCGCACGGTGCGCAACGCGGTGCTGCGCACGGCTTCCACGGGTGGCGGCGCGGTGCGGCTGGACGTGTCCGACGTGGAGGTCGTGGAGACCGAGCTGCGGTCGCGGGCCGCGGTCGCGTTGTGCGTGGACACGTCGTGGTCGATGGTGTCGGAGGGGCGGTGGCTGCCGATGAAGCGCACCGCGCTGGCGCTGCACCAGCTGATCAGCACGCGGTTCCGCAACGACGCGCTGCAGCTCATCACCTTCGGCCGGTACGCCACCTCGGTCGAACTGCCCGAGCTGGTGGGGCTGGAGGGCGTGTGGGAGCAGGGCACCAACGCCCACCACGCGCTGCTGCTGGCGGGACGGCACCTGCGGCGGCATCCGAACGCGCAGCCGGTGGTGCTGATGGTCACCGACGGCGAGCCGACCGCCCACCTGGAACCGGACGGCACGGCGGAGTTCGACTACCCGCCCCAGCCCCGCACGCTGGTCAAGACACTGTCCGAAGTGGACCGGCTGGCGAAGATGGGCGCGTCGGTGTCGGTGTTCCGCCTCGGTGACGACCCGCGGCTGGCCGAGTTCGTGGACCTGATCGCCCGCCGCTCCGGCGGGCGGGTCGTGGCACCGGAGGTGGACGGCCTCGGCGCCGCCGTGATCAGCGACTACCTCCGCACCCGCCGCCGTTAA
- a CDS encoding ATP-binding protein, protein MTPVPENLPRTAGELRAAGYTSRGIKTEIHDNLLTALREGRDPWPGIVGFDRTVLPQFERALLAGHDVVLLGERGQGKTRLLRTLAGLLDEWTPVIEGSELAEHPLEPITPASRRRAAELGDDLPVTWLHRDQRYTEKLATPDTSVGDLIGDVDPVKVAEGRSLGDPETIHFGLVPRAHRGIVAINELPDLAERIQVALLNVMEERDIQIRGYTLRLPLDVLLVATANPEDYTNRGRIITPLKDRFGAEIRTHYPLTVEAEVDVVRQEANLVAEVGEPLLEVLARFVRNLRESAVVDQRSGVSARFAVAAAETVAAAALRRAALTGEHPAVARPVDLEAVPAVLRGKIEFEPGEEGRETEHLVHLLRRAVAETARERFGGLNLRPLVEAVSGGHLVATGERVPGADLLAALPELPVLHEVAQRAGASAQDEPGRIAAAVELALESLYLARQLAKDSDDATTVYGP, encoded by the coding sequence GTGACACCCGTACCCGAGAACCTTCCCCGCACGGCCGGGGAGCTGCGTGCCGCCGGGTACACATCCCGCGGCATCAAGACCGAGATCCACGACAATCTGCTCACCGCGCTGCGCGAGGGCCGGGACCCGTGGCCGGGCATCGTCGGGTTCGACCGGACCGTGCTGCCCCAGTTCGAACGCGCCCTGCTGGCCGGCCACGACGTGGTGCTGCTCGGCGAGCGCGGTCAGGGCAAGACCCGCCTGCTGCGCACCCTGGCGGGGCTGCTCGACGAGTGGACCCCGGTGATCGAGGGCTCCGAGCTGGCCGAGCATCCGCTGGAGCCGATCACCCCGGCCTCCCGCCGCCGTGCCGCCGAGCTGGGCGACGACCTGCCGGTCACCTGGCTGCACCGCGACCAGCGCTACACCGAGAAGCTGGCCACCCCGGACACCTCCGTCGGTGACCTGATCGGCGACGTGGACCCGGTGAAGGTCGCCGAGGGCCGCAGCCTGGGCGATCCCGAGACCATCCACTTCGGACTGGTGCCGCGGGCGCACCGCGGCATCGTGGCGATCAACGAGCTGCCCGACCTCGCCGAGCGCATCCAGGTGGCGCTGCTCAACGTGATGGAGGAACGCGACATCCAGATCCGCGGGTACACCCTGCGGCTGCCGCTGGACGTGCTGCTCGTCGCCACCGCCAACCCGGAGGACTACACCAACCGCGGGCGCATCATCACCCCGCTCAAGGACCGCTTCGGCGCCGAGATCCGCACCCACTACCCGTTGACGGTGGAGGCCGAGGTCGATGTGGTGCGCCAGGAGGCGAACCTGGTCGCCGAGGTCGGCGAGCCCCTGCTGGAGGTGCTGGCCCGATTCGTGCGCAATCTGCGCGAGTCGGCGGTGGTCGACCAGCGTTCCGGCGTGTCCGCCCGGTTCGCGGTGGCGGCGGCCGAGACGGTGGCCGCGGCGGCGCTGCGCCGGGCCGCGCTGACCGGCGAGCACCCCGCGGTGGCCCGTCCGGTCGATCTGGAGGCCGTGCCCGCCGTGCTGCGCGGCAAGATCGAGTTCGAGCCGGGTGAGGAGGGCCGCGAGACCGAGCACCTCGTGCACCTGCTGCGCCGCGCGGTCGCCGAGACCGCCCGCGAGCGCTTCGGTGGCCTGAACCTGCGGCCGCTGGTCGAGGCGGTGTCGGGCGGGCACCTCGTCGCGACCGGTGAGCGGGTTCCGGGCGCCGACCTGCTGGCCGCGCTGCCCGAACTGCCGGTGCTGCACGAGGTCGCGCAGCGTGCCGGGGCGTCCGCGCAGGACGAGCCGGGACGCATCGCGGCGGCCGTCGAGCTGGCACTGGAATCGCTCTACCTGGCGCGCCAGCTGGCGAAGGACTCCGACGACGCGACCACGGTGTACGGGCCATGA
- a CDS encoding ferrochelatase, producing the protein MSYDALLWLSFGGPEGPNDVMPFLENVTRGRGVPRERLAEVAEHYQHFGGVSPINRLNREAIAAVEKELAAQGLDLPVYFGNRNWEPMVEDTVARMTADGVARALVFPTSAYGGYSACRQYDEDIERARAAVGQGAPELVKLRHFFDHPLFVGAFADALLVALEQVPGARVVFTAHSIPESADKAAGPPEEGGRRYSRQIHEAARLVAEQAGVAEFDVVWQSRSGPPQVPWLEPDIVDHLDALHAQGVTGVVVCPVGFVSDHLEVIWDLDNEAAERAAEHGMGFARAATPNGDPRFAELVVELVREHVAGARVRKLSDFTSGGCTVNGVPCAIGCCEPVRRPVRA; encoded by the coding sequence GTGAGTTACGACGCGCTGCTGTGGCTGTCCTTCGGCGGTCCCGAGGGACCAAACGACGTCATGCCGTTCCTGGAGAACGTGACGCGGGGGCGGGGGGTGCCGCGGGAACGCCTGGCCGAGGTCGCCGAGCACTACCAGCATTTCGGTGGTGTGTCGCCGATCAACCGGCTCAACCGTGAGGCGATCGCCGCGGTGGAGAAGGAGCTGGCCGCGCAGGGGCTGGATCTGCCGGTGTACTTCGGCAACCGCAACTGGGAGCCGATGGTGGAGGACACCGTCGCCCGCATGACGGCCGACGGGGTGGCTCGCGCGCTGGTGTTCCCGACGAGCGCCTACGGCGGGTATTCGGCCTGCCGCCAGTACGACGAGGACATCGAGCGGGCCCGCGCCGCGGTCGGGCAGGGTGCGCCGGAGCTGGTCAAGCTGCGGCACTTCTTCGACCACCCGCTGTTCGTCGGCGCCTTCGCCGACGCGCTGCTGGTCGCGCTGGAGCAGGTGCCCGGCGCGCGGGTCGTGTTCACCGCGCACTCGATCCCGGAGAGCGCGGACAAGGCCGCCGGACCGCCGGAGGAGGGCGGTCGCCGGTACTCGCGTCAGATCCACGAGGCCGCCCGCCTGGTCGCGGAGCAGGCCGGGGTCGCCGAGTTCGACGTGGTGTGGCAGTCGCGGTCCGGCCCGCCGCAGGTGCCGTGGCTGGAGCCGGACATCGTCGACCACCTCGACGCCCTGCACGCCCAGGGAGTCACGGGCGTGGTGGTGTGCCCGGTCGGGTTCGTGTCCGACCACCTCGAGGTGATCTGGGACCTGGACAACGAGGCGGCCGAGCGCGCCGCCGAGCACGGCATGGGTTTCGCCCGCGCCGCCACCCCCAATGGCGACCCGCGGTTCGCGGAGCTGGTGGTGGAACTGGTGCGCGAGCACGTGGCCGGCGCGCGGGTGCGGAAGCTGTCGGATTTCACCTCCGGCGGGTGCACGGTGAACGGGGTGCCGTGCGCGATCGGCTGCTGCGAGCCGGTCAGGCGGCCTGTCCGCGCCTGA
- the fabI gene encoding enoyl-ACP reductase FabI: protein MAGLLEGKRLLITGVITDASMAFHAAKVAQEQGAQVVLTGFGRLSLVERIAKRLPEEAPVIELDVQNTEHLDTLADRVREHVDGLDGVLHSIGFAPQSCLGAPFLDAPKEDVSVAVEVSAYSFMSLTKALLPLLSRGSSVVGMDFDARVAWPAYNWMGVAKAALESVNRYLARDLGPQGIRVNLVSAGPVKTMAAKSIPGFGELEGTWGDRAPLGWNAEDPTPVAKSVCAVLSDWLPATTGSMIMVDGGVHALGQ from the coding sequence GTGGCCGGACTTCTGGAAGGTAAGCGTCTGCTGATCACCGGCGTGATCACGGACGCCTCGATGGCGTTCCACGCGGCGAAGGTCGCGCAGGAACAGGGCGCGCAGGTCGTGCTCACCGGTTTCGGCAGGCTCTCGCTGGTGGAGCGCATCGCCAAGCGCCTGCCGGAGGAGGCGCCGGTGATCGAGCTCGACGTGCAGAACACCGAGCACCTGGACACCCTCGCCGACCGGGTGCGCGAGCACGTCGACGGCCTGGACGGGGTGCTGCACTCCATCGGTTTCGCGCCCCAGTCGTGCCTGGGCGCGCCGTTCCTGGACGCGCCGAAGGAGGATGTCTCGGTCGCGGTCGAGGTGTCGGCGTACTCGTTCATGTCGCTGACCAAGGCGCTGCTGCCGCTGCTCTCGCGTGGTTCCTCGGTGGTGGGCATGGACTTCGACGCCCGGGTGGCGTGGCCTGCCTACAACTGGATGGGTGTGGCGAAGGCGGCCCTGGAATCGGTCAACCGCTACCTCGCGCGGGATCTGGGGCCGCAGGGCATCCGGGTGAACCTGGTCTCGGCCGGGCCGGTCAAGACGATGGCCGCCAAGTCCATCCCGGGCTTCGGCGAGCTGGAGGGCACCTGGGGCGACCGCGCCCCGCTGGGCTGGAACGCCGAAGACCCGACACCGGTGGCGAAGTCGGTGTGCGCCGTGCTGTCGGACTGGCTGCCGGCCACCACGGGCTCGATGATCATGGTCGACGGCGGAGTGCACGCCCTCGGACAATGA
- the fabG gene encoding beta-ketoacyl-ACP reductase, protein MGRSVLVTGGNRGIGLAIARDLAGHGHQVAVTHRGSGAPEGLFGVQADVTDSEQLDAAFKQVEEHQGPVEVVVSNAGMNDDTLLMRMSEEQFTKVVDANLTGAYRVAKRASRGMLRGKWGRFIFISSVVGLSGSAGQVNYAASKAGLVGMARSLARELGSRNITANVVAPGFIVTDMTNALTEDQRSATLAQIPASRYGEAAEIAAAVRFLASDEAGYVNGAVLPVDGGLGMGH, encoded by the coding sequence GTGGGACGGTCCGTACTGGTCACCGGCGGCAACCGCGGCATCGGCCTGGCCATCGCCCGGGACCTCGCCGGGCACGGGCACCAGGTGGCGGTGACGCACCGCGGGTCCGGCGCTCCCGAGGGGCTGTTCGGGGTACAGGCCGACGTCACCGACAGCGAGCAGCTCGACGCCGCGTTCAAGCAGGTCGAGGAACACCAGGGCCCGGTCGAGGTGGTCGTGTCGAACGCGGGCATGAACGACGACACGCTCCTGATGCGGATGAGCGAGGAGCAGTTCACCAAGGTCGTCGACGCCAACCTGACCGGCGCCTACCGGGTCGCCAAGCGCGCCTCACGCGGCATGCTGCGCGGCAAGTGGGGCCGGTTCATCTTCATCTCCTCCGTCGTCGGCCTGTCCGGCAGCGCGGGCCAGGTGAACTACGCGGCGAGCAAGGCCGGCCTGGTCGGCATGGCGCGGTCGCTGGCCCGCGAGCTGGGCTCGCGCAACATCACCGCCAACGTCGTCGCGCCCGGGTTCATCGTCACCGACATGACCAACGCGCTCACCGAGGACCAGCGGTCGGCGACGCTCGCGCAGATCCCGGCGAGCCGCTACGGCGAGGCCGCGGAGATCGCCGCGGCGGTGCGCTTCCTGGCCTCCGACGAGGCGGGCTACGTCAACGGTGCCGTGCTGCCGGTCGACGGCGGCCTCGGCATGGGTCACTGA
- a CDS encoding MFS transporter, translating to MTTRIDTGQDRSTGRRVVSNILRGSVGNLIEWYDWYAYTAFSVYFAATFFPTGDSTAQLLNTAGVFAVGFLMRPLGGWLLGRYADRFGRRSALTLSVSLMAAGSLLIALTPGYGSIGIAAPLLLVLARLLQGISVGGEYSTSATYMSEVATRGKRGYYSSFQYVTLIAGQLVALAVQILLQQVLTTDQLHSWGWRIAFGIGAIGALIVFWLRRGMDESADFEASRAKRDGAAHGTLKALAQHPKEVALVVGLTMGGTLFFYTYTTYLQKFMVNTSGISKPNAAWINFLALVVFVVLQPLYGALSDRVGRRPLLIGFGVLGTLVTVPSLTLLSHTRNPVFAFVLMVVPLAVSALYTSISAVVKAELFPTNIRALGVGLPYSVAVAVFGGTAEYIALWCKQAGHESLFFWYVTVVVFLSLVIYVRMRDTGKNSAIDAS from the coding sequence ATGACGACACGGATCGACACCGGGCAGGACCGGAGCACCGGCCGCCGCGTGGTGAGCAACATCCTGCGCGGCTCGGTCGGCAACCTGATCGAGTGGTACGACTGGTACGCCTACACCGCGTTCAGCGTGTACTTCGCCGCCACGTTCTTCCCGACGGGCGACTCGACGGCGCAGCTGCTCAACACCGCGGGTGTGTTCGCCGTCGGGTTCCTGATGCGGCCGCTGGGCGGCTGGCTGCTCGGCCGCTACGCCGACCGGTTCGGGCGGCGCTCGGCGCTCACGCTGTCGGTCAGCCTGATGGCGGCCGGCTCGCTGCTGATCGCCCTGACGCCGGGGTACGGCTCGATCGGGATCGCGGCGCCGCTGCTGCTGGTACTGGCGCGGCTGCTGCAGGGCATCTCGGTCGGCGGCGAGTACTCGACCTCGGCGACCTACATGTCGGAGGTCGCCACGCGCGGCAAGCGCGGCTACTACTCCAGCTTCCAGTACGTCACGCTCATCGCCGGGCAGCTGGTCGCGCTCGCGGTGCAGATCCTGCTGCAGCAGGTGCTGACCACCGATCAGCTGCACAGCTGGGGCTGGCGGATCGCGTTCGGCATCGGCGCGATCGGCGCGCTGATCGTGTTCTGGCTGCGGCGCGGCATGGACGAGTCGGCCGACTTCGAGGCGTCCAGGGCGAAGCGGGACGGCGCCGCGCACGGCACGCTCAAGGCACTGGCCCAGCACCCGAAGGAGGTCGCGCTCGTCGTCGGCCTGACCATGGGCGGCACGCTGTTCTTCTACACCTACACGACCTACCTGCAGAAGTTCATGGTCAACACCAGCGGCATCAGCAAGCCCAACGCGGCGTGGATCAACTTCCTCGCGCTGGTGGTGTTCGTGGTGCTGCAGCCGCTCTACGGGGCGCTGTCGGACCGGGTGGGGCGCCGTCCGCTGCTCATCGGGTTCGGCGTGCTGGGCACGCTGGTGACCGTGCCGTCGCTGACGCTGCTCTCGCACACGCGCAACCCGGTGTTCGCGTTCGTGCTGATGGTGGTGCCGCTGGCGGTCAGCGCGCTGTACACGTCGATCAGCGCCGTGGTGAAGGCCGAGCTGTTCCCCACCAACATCCGCGCGCTCGGCGTCGGGCTGCCCTACTCGGTCGCGGTGGCCGTGTTCGGTGGCACGGCCGAGTACATCGCGCTGTGGTGCAAGCAGGCCGGGCACGAATCGCTGTTCTTCTGGTACGTGACGGTGGTCGTGTTCCTCTCGCTGGTCATCTACGTGCGGATGCGGGACACCGGGAAGAATTCGGCGATCGACGCCTCTTAG